A window of Williamwhitmania sp. contains these coding sequences:
- a CDS encoding IS30 family transposase, whose translation ANENANRLVRQYFPKKTDFKTITQEQVQWVEEMLNSRPRKRLGFIAPAVIYNQLTQVAFVS comes from the coding sequence GCGAACGAGAATGCAAACCGGCTGGTACGGCAGTATTTCCCAAAGAAAACGGACTTTAAAACGATAACGCAGGAGCAGGTTCAGTGGGTGGAAGAGATGCTTAACAGTCGGCCTAGAAAAAGGCTAGGGTTTATCGCTCCCGCTGTAATATACAATCAGTTAACCCAAGTTGCATTTGTGAGTTGA